The Grus americana isolate bGruAme1 chromosome 8, bGruAme1.mat, whole genome shotgun sequence genome includes a region encoding these proteins:
- the LOC129209633 gene encoding mucin-2-like isoform X1, protein MEGTRRAVLRLAAACCLLCALPGEGQKTTETLVTPSPFLSTVLTSHQPREASDFSPLTAAIPETSLEKNLTAATLNATEAHATEMDNASIPTTPMVSTKAERLQASTTASPRDVTVAQYEHHNMSLLVNSNTEIPSSIPTASTLEENQPNHEVTEPFSTTEEMDDASSATPTPPLNSVPATTNSSQLGPSDGHTVGSTAARSETRPGTSPVGATEESTMEPRTSAPIATVGSMSSATASGTTMVRPLVTSSTATSTAAIPTSRSALKQPLERSHEKASVLDVGDDENPELPSSPSADTTRADPLVITVISVFIIMVGILGLVGFLRYRQHNSRMDFRRLQDLPMDDMMEDTPLSLYSY, encoded by the exons GAGAGGGACAGAAGACAACAGAGACCTTGGTGACACCATCGCCTTTTCTTAGTACGGTGCTAACCTCGCATCAGCCAAGGGAAGCCTCTGACTTCAGTCCATTGACTGCTGCCATTCCTGAGACAAGCCTGGAGAAAAACTTGACTGCTGCAACACTCAATGCCACTGAAGCCCACGCTACAGAGATGGATAATGCTTCCATCCCTACCACCCCCATGGTGAGCACCAAGGCAGAAAGACTGCAGGCTTCCACCACTGCCAGCCCCAGGGATGTCACAGTTGCACAGTATGAGCACCACAACATGAGCTTGTTGGTCAACAGCAACACTGAAATCCCCTCCTCTATCCCAACTGCCAGTACTCTGGAAGAAAACCAGCCCAACCACGAAGTCACAGAGCCTTTCAGCACAACTGAAGAAATGGATGATGCCAGCAGTGCAACCCCAACGCCTCCTCTGAACAGTGTGCCTG CAACAACTAACAGCTCTCAGCTGGGGCCTTCTGATGGGCACACGGTGGGGTCCACAGCAGCAAGGTCTGAAACCAGGCCAGGAACGAGCCCTGTGGGTGCCACAGAGGAAAGCACCATGGAGCCCAGAACCTCTGCTCCCATCGCCACCGTAGGGAGCATGTCCTCTGCTACCGCCTCTGGTACCACGATGGTGAGACCCCTTGTGACCAGCTCCACCGCTACCAGCACAGCTGCCATCCCCACCAGCAGATCTGCATTGAAGCAGCCATTAGAGCGCAGTCATGAGAAGGCTTCTGTGTTGGATGTTGGTGATGATGAAAATCCAG AGCTACCCAGTTCTCCTTCGGCTGATACAACGAGGGCTGATCCCTTGGTAATCACTGTAATCTCCGTCTTCATCATCATGGTGGGCATCCTAGGCCTGGTGGGCTTCTTGAGATACCGCCAACACAACAGCCGCATGGACTTCCGCCGCCTGCAAGACCTGCCCATG GATGACATGATGGAGGACACCCCTCTCTCACTCTACAGCTACTAG
- the LOC129209633 gene encoding mucin-2-like isoform X2 gives MEGTRRAVLRLAAACCLLCALPGEGQKTTETLVTPSPFLSTVLTSHQPREASDFSPLTAAIPETSLEKNLTAATLNATEAHATEMDNASIPTTPMVSTKAERLQASTTASPRDVTVAQYEHHNMSLLVNSNTEIPSSIPTASTLEENQPNHEVTEPFSTTEEMDDASSATPTPPLNSVPATTNSSQLGPSDGHTVGSTAARSETRPGTSPVGATEESTMEPRTSAPIATVGSMSSATASGTTMVRPLVTSSTATSTAAIPTSRSALKQPLERSHEKASVLDVGDDENPELPSSPSADTTRADPLVITVISVFIIMVGILGLVGFLRYRQHNSRMDFRRLQDLPMVPLLPSRV, from the exons GAGAGGGACAGAAGACAACAGAGACCTTGGTGACACCATCGCCTTTTCTTAGTACGGTGCTAACCTCGCATCAGCCAAGGGAAGCCTCTGACTTCAGTCCATTGACTGCTGCCATTCCTGAGACAAGCCTGGAGAAAAACTTGACTGCTGCAACACTCAATGCCACTGAAGCCCACGCTACAGAGATGGATAATGCTTCCATCCCTACCACCCCCATGGTGAGCACCAAGGCAGAAAGACTGCAGGCTTCCACCACTGCCAGCCCCAGGGATGTCACAGTTGCACAGTATGAGCACCACAACATGAGCTTGTTGGTCAACAGCAACACTGAAATCCCCTCCTCTATCCCAACTGCCAGTACTCTGGAAGAAAACCAGCCCAACCACGAAGTCACAGAGCCTTTCAGCACAACTGAAGAAATGGATGATGCCAGCAGTGCAACCCCAACGCCTCCTCTGAACAGTGTGCCTG CAACAACTAACAGCTCTCAGCTGGGGCCTTCTGATGGGCACACGGTGGGGTCCACAGCAGCAAGGTCTGAAACCAGGCCAGGAACGAGCCCTGTGGGTGCCACAGAGGAAAGCACCATGGAGCCCAGAACCTCTGCTCCCATCGCCACCGTAGGGAGCATGTCCTCTGCTACCGCCTCTGGTACCACGATGGTGAGACCCCTTGTGACCAGCTCCACCGCTACCAGCACAGCTGCCATCCCCACCAGCAGATCTGCATTGAAGCAGCCATTAGAGCGCAGTCATGAGAAGGCTTCTGTGTTGGATGTTGGTGATGATGAAAATCCAG AGCTACCCAGTTCTCCTTCGGCTGATACAACGAGGGCTGATCCCTTGGTAATCACTGTAATCTCCGTCTTCATCATCATGGTGGGCATCCTAGGCCTGGTGGGCTTCTTGAGATACCGCCAACACAACAGCCGCATGGACTTCCGCCGCCTGCAAGACCTGCCCATG GTCCCTCTACTTCCATCCAGGGTTTGA
- the MMACHC gene encoding cyanocobalamin reductase / alkylcobalamin dealkylase isoform X2 — MERRVAEGLRDALGPFGFEMHAFKVGWYNAILQPAFHLPYSDDTLAFVVLSTPSMFDKALKPFVNKERLKIIRDPVDQCVSHHLLRVKEKFPDQRMDVIFDYEILPSRKPKFLAQTAAHVAGAAYYYQRKDVKLDPWGKKIYGVCIHPKYGGWFAIRGLLLFPDIQVPFLEQSAPVDCVSTEEKRIELLEQFNFHWQDGHYRDIIEVKERYSEEQKAYFATPPVERFKLLGLTQETQKSMFH, encoded by the exons ATGGAGCGGCGCGTGGCGGAGGGGCTCCGCGACGCTCTGGGCCCCTTCGGCTTCGAGATGCACGCCTTTAAG GTTGGATGGTACAATGCTATTCTCCAGCCAGCCTTTCATCTCCCCTACTCAGATGACACACTGGCCTTCGTGGTCCTCAGCACACCTTCAATGTTTGACAAAGCTCTTAAACCTTTTGTGAACAAAGAACGGTTAAAAATAATCAGGGATCCTGTGGATCAGTGTGTTTCTCATCATTTGTTACGTGTGAAGGAG aaattcCCTGACCAGAGGATGGATGTCATCTTTGATTATGAGATTCTGCCAAGCCGAAAGCCCAAGTTCTTAGCGCAGACAGCTGCCCATGTTGCTGGAGCCGCATATTACTACCAAAGGAAGGATGTGAAGCTTGATCCTTGGGGGAAAAAG atCTATGGTGTATGTATCCATCCCAAGTATGGCGGTTGGTTTGCTATCCGAGGTCTCCTCCTGTTCCCAGATATTCAGGTACCATTCCTGGAACAGTCTGCCCCTGTTGACTGTgtgagcacagaggaaaaaagaattgaGTTGCTGGAGCAATTTAATTTCCACTGGCAGGATGGCCACTACAGGGACATAATTGAAGTGAAGGAAAGGTATTCAGAGGAGCAAAAAGCCTACTTTGCCACTCCTCCAGTGGAGAGATTCAAACTGCTGGGGCTGACACAAGAAACCCAGAAAAGCATGTTTCACTGA
- the MMACHC gene encoding cyanocobalamin reductase / alkylcobalamin dealkylase isoform X1 — protein sequence MERRVAEGLRDALGPFGFEMHAFKVGWYNAILQPAFHLPYSDDTLAFVVLSTPSMFDKALKPFVNKERLKIIRDPVDQCVSHHLLRVKEKFPDQRMDVIFDYEILPSRKPKFLAQTAAHVAGAAYYYQRKDVKLDPWGKKKIYGVCIHPKYGGWFAIRGLLLFPDIQVPFLEQSAPVDCVSTEEKRIELLEQFNFHWQDGHYRDIIEVKERYSEEQKAYFATPPVERFKLLGLTQETQKSMFH from the exons ATGGAGCGGCGCGTGGCGGAGGGGCTCCGCGACGCTCTGGGCCCCTTCGGCTTCGAGATGCACGCCTTTAAG GTTGGATGGTACAATGCTATTCTCCAGCCAGCCTTTCATCTCCCCTACTCAGATGACACACTGGCCTTCGTGGTCCTCAGCACACCTTCAATGTTTGACAAAGCTCTTAAACCTTTTGTGAACAAAGAACGGTTAAAAATAATCAGGGATCCTGTGGATCAGTGTGTTTCTCATCATTTGTTACGTGTGAAGGAG aaattcCCTGACCAGAGGATGGATGTCATCTTTGATTATGAGATTCTGCCAAGCCGAAAGCCCAAGTTCTTAGCGCAGACAGCTGCCCATGTTGCTGGAGCCGCATATTACTACCAAAGGAAGGATGTGAAGCTTGATCCTTGGGGGAAAAAG aagatCTATGGTGTATGTATCCATCCCAAGTATGGCGGTTGGTTTGCTATCCGAGGTCTCCTCCTGTTCCCAGATATTCAGGTACCATTCCTGGAACAGTCTGCCCCTGTTGACTGTgtgagcacagaggaaaaaagaattgaGTTGCTGGAGCAATTTAATTTCCACTGGCAGGATGGCCACTACAGGGACATAATTGAAGTGAAGGAAAGGTATTCAGAGGAGCAAAAAGCCTACTTTGCCACTCCTCCAGTGGAGAGATTCAAACTGCTGGGGCTGACACAAGAAACCCAGAAAAGCATGTTTCACTGA
- the PRDX1 gene encoding peroxiredoxin-1 has product MSSGKAFIGKPAPDFTATAVMPDGQFKDIKLSDYKGKYVVFFFYPLDFTFVCPTEIIAYSDRADEFKKINCEVIGASVDSHFCHLAWMNTPKKQGGLGTMKIPLVSDTKRVIAKEYGVLKEDEGIAYRGLFIIDENGILRQITINDLPVGRSVDETLRLVQAFQFTDKHGEVCPAGWKPGSDTIKPDVQKSKEYFSKQK; this is encoded by the exons ATGTCTTCAGGAAAGGCTTTCATTGGAAAACCAGCCCCTGACTTTACTGCCACGGCTGTAATGCCAGATGGACAATTTAAAGACATAAAACTCTCTGACTATAAAG GAAAATATGTGGTGTTCTTCTTCTACCCCTTGGACTTCACTTTTGTCTGTCCAACTGAAATAATTGCATACAGTGACAGAGCTGATGAGttcaagaaaattaactgtgaaGTAATTGGAGCTTCTGTTGACTCTCACTTCTGTCACCTTGCCTG GATGAACACTCCTAAGAAACAAGGCGGTTTGGGTACTATGAAAATCCCATTGGTTTCTGACACAAAACGCGTCATTGCCAAAGAATACGGAGTACTGAAAGAGGATGAAGGTATTGCATACAG GGGTCTGTTCATAATTGATGAGAATGGGATCTTGAGGCAGATAACAATTAATGATCTTCCTGTTGGCCGTTCTGTTGATGAAACCCTCAGACTTGTCCAGGCCTTCCAGTTTACAGATAAACATGGAGAAG TGTGCCCAGCTGGCTGGAAGCCTGGCAGTGACACAATCAAGCCTGATGTTCAGAAAAGTAAAGAGTATTTCTCCAAGCAGAAATAA